In a genomic window of Calditrichota bacterium:
- the mvaD gene encoding diphosphomevalonate decarboxylase, whose product MTATAIAHSNIALVKYWGKRNERLNLPAVGSLSITLRDLYTQTSVRFDPSLQKDELFLNGRPANESERLRIAYFLDEIRRPLKESRFARIESENNFPTGAGLASSASAFAALALAATRALNLSYSPQELSILARKGSGSAARSVFGGFVEMFRGEKPDGTDSFAVQIADEKYWPLDILVAVTTEEKKAVGSTEGMKRSEETSPYYTAWVEASPADIAGMREAVIQRDFDRLAEIAEHSCLKMHGLMMATKPALIYWNAVTVEVIQAVLDLRKKGVPVFFTIDAGPQVKVICEPGYSEQVTSILRNISGVRRLIHTTVGPGAHIIEENH is encoded by the coding sequence ATGACAGCTACAGCAATTGCTCATTCAAACATTGCTTTGGTAAAATATTGGGGAAAGCGGAATGAACGGCTTAATCTTCCGGCTGTTGGGTCCCTGTCGATCACCCTTCGGGATTTGTACACCCAAACGTCGGTGCGATTTGACCCCTCCCTGCAGAAAGACGAACTTTTTCTTAATGGGCGACCGGCCAATGAATCGGAGCGGCTGAGAATTGCTTATTTTTTGGATGAAATCCGCCGACCTTTAAAAGAGAGCCGGTTTGCCCGCATCGAAAGCGAAAATAATTTTCCGACCGGCGCCGGTCTGGCGTCCTCGGCGTCAGCCTTTGCGGCACTTGCGCTGGCTGCCACACGGGCCTTGAATTTGAGCTATTCGCCGCAAGAGCTCTCAATTTTGGCGCGGAAGGGGTCCGGCTCGGCGGCGCGCTCCGTTTTTGGCGGTTTTGTAGAAATGTTTCGCGGGGAAAAGCCGGACGGCACGGACAGCTTTGCTGTCCAAATTGCGGATGAAAAGTACTGGCCGCTGGACATTCTGGTGGCTGTTACGACCGAGGAGAAAAAGGCCGTCGGTTCCACGGAGGGGATGAAACGGTCGGAGGAAACCTCTCCCTATTACACCGCCTGGGTGGAAGCGTCACCAGCAGACATTGCCGGGATGCGGGAGGCTGTTATTCAGCGTGATTTTGACCGGCTGGCCGAGATTGCCGAGCACAGTTGCTTGAAAATGCACGGGCTTATGATGGCCACGAAGCCCGCATTAATTTACTGGAATGCCGTCACCGTTGAAGTCATTCAGGCCGTTCTTGATCTTCGTAAAAAGGGTGTTCCCGTATTTTTCACAATTGATGCGGGACCTCAGGTCAAGGTCATCTGCGAACCCGGTTATTCCGAGCAGGTAACGTCGATTCTTAGAAATATCTCGGGTGTCCGGCGTCTCATCCACACAACTGTGGGCCCCGGCGCGCACATAATTGAGGAAAACCATTGA
- a CDS encoding macro domain-containing protein, giving the protein MKKEMIDVQLGDLTKIVADAIVNPANSFGKMGGGVAGAIKRAGGAEIEKEAVARAPIPVGTAVATTAGRLAARYVIHAPTMEKPTQRTTIENIKRAVQAALETADHLNVKSLAFPGMGTGVGRVPRPDAALAIVSVLLSFEATSLKQVLLVDRNKEMVQAFRGALEKG; this is encoded by the coding sequence ATAGTTGCAGACGCGATTGTCAATCCGGCAAACAGCTTTGGTAAAATGGGGGGTGGTGTGGCCGGTGCCATCAAGCGTGCGGGTGGGGCGGAGATTGAAAAAGAGGCCGTTGCCCGGGCCCCGATTCCCGTAGGAACAGCCGTGGCCACCACCGCCGGACGCCTTGCCGCCCGGTACGTGATTCATGCTCCGACTATGGAAAAACCCACGCAACGGACGACGATTGAAAATATCAAACGAGCGGTTCAGGCTGCCCTGGAAACCGCGGATCACCTGAACGTGAAATCCCTTGCTTTTCCGGGGATGGGCACCGGGGTGGGCCGCGTGCCTCGTCCTGACGCGGCTCTGGCAATCGTTTCAGTTCTGCTGTCGTTTGAGGCAACGTCTTTAAAACAGGTTCTTCTGGTTGATCGGAATAAAGAAATGGTTCAGGCATTTCGGGGGGCTCTTGAGAAGGGCTAA